Proteins found in one Thermodesulfovibrionales bacterium genomic segment:
- a CDS encoding AEC family transporter: protein MLDILLPFGLIILAGVVFRFLRFGSIAPDLVRASINLLVLNMFLPALCLKIVYSASIDLQTTLIPLTAAATLLFTLVLSLGIYSFLEKKMPMKPSEKGALLIASAFGNTTYLGLPVLTGLYGPDAARYALFYDLLATTPILWLLGAPMASRYGEGKKMKLSESVRTIASLPPVWAILGGLVLRLMEIQLPAFLFKTLALLGDMVVPLMVFSIGLALIVPKVNHAFVIMPAVIMKLAVTPLIAYMTARSLGIRGEPLAACFLEGAMPVMVLSLLIAERFKLDLSLTSLIIVVTTALSFVTLPVAVYMTQFLIP from the coding sequence GGTTCGGAAGCATAGCCCCTGACCTCGTGAGGGCGTCGATTAATCTTCTCGTGCTCAACATGTTCCTGCCGGCCCTCTGCCTGAAGATCGTGTATAGTGCGTCTATCGACCTCCAAACGACGCTCATTCCGCTGACAGCGGCAGCTACGCTCCTCTTTACCCTCGTGCTTTCTCTTGGGATATACTCTTTCCTTGAGAAAAAAATGCCGATGAAACCGTCCGAAAAAGGGGCCCTGCTCATCGCCTCTGCCTTCGGCAACACCACGTATCTCGGTCTTCCTGTCCTCACCGGACTCTACGGACCCGATGCCGCACGGTATGCGCTCTTCTATGATCTCCTTGCGACAACGCCGATACTATGGCTTCTCGGAGCGCCGATGGCCTCCCGCTACGGAGAGGGCAAGAAGATGAAGTTGTCGGAATCCGTGAGAACAATCGCTTCTCTGCCGCCGGTCTGGGCCATTCTCGGAGGACTCGTCCTGAGGCTCATGGAGATTCAGCTCCCAGCCTTTCTTTTCAAGACACTCGCCCTGCTCGGCGACATGGTCGTTCCTCTCATGGTCTTCAGTATCGGCCTTGCCCTTATCGTCCCCAAAGTGAATCATGCCTTCGTGATCATGCCTGCCGTCATCATGAAGCTCGCCGTGACACCTCTCATAGCATATATGACGGCGCGGTCACTCGGGATTCGGGGAGAACCGCTTGCCGCCTGCTTCCTGGAAGGAGCGATGCCTGTAATGGTACTATCGCTCCTGATAGCTGAACGATTTAAACTCGATCTATCGCTCACATCCCTCATCATTGTCGTGACGACCGCCCTCTCCTTCGTCACCCTTCCGGTCGCCGTTTACATGACACAATTCCTGATCCCCTGA
- a CDS encoding ATP-binding protein: MIVITEDTFEQFLQSANESSLIDLHAVTFADPFGMTGILETGDLLRSEGIRKTIFLPESEEVLKYLERMDFFKFAADYFTLEPSLPGIAGKYLRSSYSDVLLEITPIEKSDDIHFIVGKVKERGRAILAKHLHYGERAIGGFVVALSEVCQNIVEHSETKGFVGIQKYHFQNMDKNVVEIAVMDIGIGFRKSLSQRFPLKNDLDAIEKGLLHGASRFADAGRGHGLNAVRRFVNEWNGRLSIRSGTAKLSIIPRWSRGKKTEENLTYFPGAQIHIMLPEIRKFRKTRSPGIFLTRSFFYASIESIEEQEIAVTRYNLYRLLKEELKNGSSDLVTRPSGQAIRKRIECELEKEEEGAVIALDFSKIGIIDYSCADEVVAKLLSRLLSDEYGDRYIVLTGLNDNQKENIEVALERKELSVMARMRNGREMLLGRLNNYLRETLRFVMENMSITAKDLADALEIEANTSGTRLLNLQKKRLVKRVEEARDGGRVWVYEKIS, translated from the coding sequence GTGATCGTTATAACAGAAGATACCTTTGAACAGTTTCTCCAGTCGGCGAACGAATCATCGCTCATTGATCTTCATGCCGTCACCTTCGCTGATCCCTTCGGCATGACCGGTATCCTTGAAACGGGAGACCTCCTCAGGTCGGAAGGCATCCGGAAGACAATTTTCCTGCCCGAATCGGAAGAAGTCCTTAAGTATCTCGAGAGAATGGATTTTTTCAAATTCGCCGCTGATTACTTTACTCTCGAACCCTCCCTACCGGGGATAGCCGGCAAATACCTGAGAAGCTCGTATTCCGATGTCCTCCTCGAGATCACACCGATAGAGAAATCGGACGACATCCACTTTATCGTCGGCAAGGTAAAAGAACGGGGCCGCGCGATCCTGGCGAAACATCTTCACTACGGCGAAAGGGCAATCGGCGGTTTTGTCGTCGCGCTTTCAGAAGTCTGCCAGAATATTGTCGAGCACAGCGAGACCAAGGGGTTTGTAGGCATACAAAAGTACCACTTCCAAAATATGGACAAGAACGTCGTCGAAATCGCTGTCATGGATATCGGGATAGGCTTCAGGAAATCTCTGTCGCAGAGGTTCCCGCTGAAGAATGACCTTGATGCCATCGAAAAGGGACTGCTCCATGGCGCTTCGCGATTTGCCGACGCGGGGAGAGGGCATGGTCTGAACGCGGTGAGACGCTTTGTCAATGAATGGAACGGCAGGCTCTCGATCCGATCGGGAACGGCGAAGCTCTCGATAATCCCGCGATGGTCAAGGGGAAAGAAGACCGAAGAGAACCTGACCTATTTCCCCGGCGCCCAGATCCATATCATGCTGCCCGAAATCCGAAAATTCCGTAAAACGCGATCCCCCGGAATCTTCTTGACAAGATCGTTTTTTTATGCTTCAATTGAATCAATTGAAGAACAAGAAATAGCTGTGACACGTTACAATCTATACAGACTCCTCAAGGAGGAACTCAAAAACGGTTCATCGGACCTTGTCACAAGGCCGTCGGGGCAGGCGATACGGAAACGCATCGAATGCGAACTCGAAAAAGAAGAAGAGGGAGCCGTCATTGCACTCGACTTCTCGAAGATAGGCATCATCGATTACTCCTGTGCCGATGAGGTCGTGGCCAAACTGCTGTCGAGGCTCTTGAGCGATGAATATGGCGATCGGTATATTGTCCTCACCGGTCTCAATGATAATCAGAAGGAGAACATCGAAGTCGCCCTCGAGAGGAAAGAACTCTCCGTCATGGCCCGGATGAGAAACGGAAGGGAGATGCTCCTCGGAAGGCTGAATAACTACCTCAGGGAGACCCTCCGGTTCGTTATGGAAAACATGAGCATAACGGCCAAAGATCTGGCCGATGCCCTCGAGATCGAGGCGAATACCAGCGGAACGAGGCTCTTGAATCTCCAGAAAAAACGTCTTGTGAAGAGGGTTGAGGAAGCAAGGGACGGAGGAAGGGTTTGGGTATATGAGAAGATCTCATAA
- the sixA gene encoding phosphohistidine phosphatase SixA has product MLLYLVQHAEAKRETEDPARGLTEKGSEDIRKVAAYLGKLDMRTIRIFHSGKTRALETARVLAEYLMPPKGITEADGLAPMDDPEVWQRRILQINEDVVLVGHLPHLEILASLLLGGKKEKGVIDFKMGGILCMKRSEGHWSVAWMMVPEVVA; this is encoded by the coding sequence GTGTTGCTCTACCTCGTTCAACATGCAGAGGCAAAACGGGAGACGGAAGACCCTGCACGGGGGCTCACCGAAAAGGGATCCGAGGACATTCGGAAAGTCGCCGCTTACCTCGGGAAACTCGACATGCGGACAATCCGGATATTCCACAGCGGCAAGACAAGGGCTCTTGAGACTGCGCGGGTTCTCGCCGAATATCTGATGCCTCCAAAGGGCATAACAGAGGCAGACGGGCTCGCGCCCATGGACGACCCTGAGGTCTGGCAGAGGAGGATCCTTCAGATTAACGAGGACGTAGTTCTCGTAGGGCATTTGCCCCATCTGGAGATCCTCGCGTCACTGCTCCTCGGCGGAAAGAAAGAAAAGGGTGTGATTGATTTCAAAATGGGAGGGATCCTCTGTATGAAGAGATCCGAAGGCCACTGGTCTGTTGCGTGGATGATGGTTCCGGAGGTGGTCGCATGA
- the rmuC gene encoding DNA recombination protein RmuC, with translation MMTIGIIIISLIAGAVLAWLVATSRQQKKDADQIAELERRAGSAEAVNNELRQQMDKRETSLEQTRAELDREKQSKVEALTKLEAARQGFEEQKAMIDAMKKEMTDTFNALSKAALDSSNKSFLTLASEHLGKVVAETKGRLGEHQAAMDGMIKPLAETLKRYEEQIKAIEESRHKAYGSLGEQLRALVVTHENLQKETSNLVSALRKPQVRGRWGEMQLRRVAELSGMSMHCDFTEQYSLDTEKGRIRPDMVVHLPMDREIVVDSKVSLEAYLDAVSDSSEDQRKSKMERHAQQVRTHMMKLGSKDYWSQFGKSPEFVVLFIPGESFLSAALETDTTLIEDGIEKRVIIATPTTFIALLRAIAYGWRQEQITKNAQEISLLGKELYERMRTLARYFDELGSAIGKSMDSYNRIIGSMESRVLPSVRKFKELGVTGAEEIPILEQVVQTPRVMNLLPEDSPE, from the coding sequence ATGATGACCATCGGTATCATTATCATCAGCTTAATCGCAGGAGCGGTTTTGGCTTGGCTGGTCGCCACTTCCCGACAGCAGAAGAAGGACGCAGACCAGATTGCCGAACTCGAAAGGCGGGCGGGTTCAGCCGAGGCTGTGAACAACGAACTGAGACAGCAGATGGATAAAAGGGAAACGTCGCTGGAACAGACAAGGGCTGAACTGGATAGAGAAAAACAATCCAAGGTCGAGGCGCTCACAAAACTCGAGGCAGCTCGACAGGGTTTTGAAGAGCAGAAGGCGATGATCGATGCGATGAAGAAAGAGATGACCGACACCTTTAATGCACTATCAAAAGCGGCACTGGATAGCAGCAACAAGAGTTTCCTGACACTCGCTTCGGAACATCTCGGCAAGGTCGTGGCTGAAACGAAGGGCAGACTCGGAGAACATCAGGCTGCAATGGACGGCATGATAAAACCGTTAGCCGAGACGCTGAAGAGATATGAGGAGCAGATAAAGGCTATCGAAGAGAGCAGGCATAAGGCATACGGAAGTCTCGGGGAGCAACTGAGGGCGCTGGTAGTGACCCATGAAAACCTCCAGAAAGAAACAAGCAATCTCGTCTCCGCGTTGAGAAAACCCCAGGTTCGCGGTCGCTGGGGCGAGATGCAGTTGAGAAGGGTCGCTGAGCTTTCGGGCATGTCCATGCACTGCGATTTTACCGAGCAGTATTCCCTGGATACGGAAAAGGGCAGAATAAGACCGGACATGGTCGTGCACCTCCCGATGGACAGGGAGATCGTAGTCGATTCGAAGGTATCCCTCGAAGCATATCTCGATGCCGTTTCCGACTCGTCGGAGGATCAGAGAAAGTCAAAGATGGAGAGACATGCTCAGCAGGTGAGGACGCACATGATGAAACTCGGCTCAAAGGACTACTGGAGCCAATTCGGAAAGTCCCCTGAGTTCGTGGTACTCTTTATTCCGGGCGAGTCTTTCTTGAGCGCGGCCCTTGAAACAGATACTACCTTGATTGAGGACGGCATCGAAAAGCGGGTCATCATCGCCACGCCGACTACTTTCATAGCCTTGCTCAGGGCCATTGCCTATGGCTGGCGGCAGGAACAGATTACAAAAAATGCACAGGAGATAAGCCTGTTGGGCAAAGAATTGTATGAGAGAATGAGAACGTTGGCGAGATATTTTGACGAGCTGGGTTCCGCGATCGGGAAATCGATGGATTCATATAACAGAATAATCGGTTCCATGGAATCTAGGGTATTGCCTTCCGTCAGGAAGTTTAAAGAGCTGGGTGTCACGGGAGCCGAGGAAATTCCGATACTGGAGCAGGTAGTTCAGACACCGAGGGTCATGAACCTTTTGCCGGAGGATTCCCCTGAATAA